A DNA window from Paenibacillus sp. HWE-109 contains the following coding sequences:
- the pxpB gene encoding 5-oxoprolinase subunit PxpB, translating to MPKSMHSDRYNYQPLGDSALVIQLGTSIDVAQLERISRLAVHIENNRFTGFIELVTAYTTITIYYDSLLIYEQNLAGKAVRGALRAKIAETELPYDIVCQHIDRLLMSFEYENETSTHKTEEIINIPVCYSEQHGPDLAAVAAFHQLSQEAIIHLHTSRTYPVFMIGFAPGFPYLGGLDERLATPRKSQPRIRIPAGSVGIGGKQTGIYPFETPGGWNLIGRTPLDLFRPQDDPPSLLKAGNLVRFVAITEEQFEASMERKQIYGL from the coding sequence TTGCCTAAATCAATGCACTCTGATCGTTATAACTATCAGCCGCTTGGCGATTCAGCCCTTGTGATTCAACTAGGGACAAGCATCGACGTAGCCCAACTGGAGCGAATTAGCCGGCTGGCGGTCCATATAGAAAACAACCGATTTACTGGCTTTATCGAGCTCGTTACCGCTTATACAACAATTACAATCTATTATGACAGCTTGCTGATCTACGAGCAGAATCTGGCTGGCAAGGCAGTAAGGGGCGCGCTGCGCGCCAAAATAGCGGAAACAGAGCTCCCCTACGACATTGTTTGCCAACATATCGACCGGTTGTTGATGAGTTTTGAATATGAGAATGAGACATCTACACACAAAACTGAGGAAATTATAAATATACCTGTTTGTTATAGTGAGCAGCACGGTCCTGATCTTGCAGCTGTTGCAGCTTTTCACCAACTATCGCAGGAGGCAATTATTCATCTACATACTTCGCGGACTTATCCTGTCTTCATGATCGGCTTTGCGCCAGGCTTTCCGTATTTAGGCGGATTGGATGAGAGGCTTGCGACGCCGCGGAAATCGCAGCCAAGAATCCGGATACCTGCGGGATCAGTGGGCATTGGCGGCAAACAAACAGGCATATACCCTTTTGAAACGCCAGGGGGCTGGAACTTGATCGGCCGTACGCCGCTTGATCTATTTCGACCCCAGGATGACCCGCCATCTTTGCTGAAGGCCGGGAATCTCGTGCGATTTGTCGCTATTACGGAAGAGCAGTTTGAAGCGTCAATGGAAAGGAAGCAAATCTATGGGCTTTGA
- a CDS encoding alpha/beta hydrolase — MSGNETIELWPGASAGSIGEENQGCPSLTLYPVAKEGLSSAVIVCPGGGYSRRAEHEAGPIAKWLNGLGIAAYVLNYRVAPHEHPLPLQDAQRAIRTVRHHAGEWGIDPNRIGILGFSAGGHLASSAGTHYDAGNEMSEDPIDRHSSRPDAMVLCYPVITFDGEFAHVGSMHNLLGQTPDPELVTLLSNDQQITKDTPPTFLWHTADDAAVPVENSLLFAAALSRNKVPFDLHVYESGRHGIGLAEDHTEAYQWPETCANWLKKQNFA, encoded by the coding sequence ATGAGTGGAAATGAAACAATTGAATTATGGCCCGGAGCATCCGCAGGCAGCATCGGTGAGGAGAACCAAGGATGTCCGAGTTTGACCTTATATCCTGTTGCCAAAGAAGGCTTGAGCTCTGCCGTTATAGTATGTCCTGGCGGTGGTTACTCTAGGCGTGCCGAGCATGAAGCGGGTCCTATTGCCAAATGGCTGAATGGGCTGGGGATTGCTGCCTATGTTCTCAACTACCGCGTGGCTCCGCACGAGCATCCGCTTCCCCTGCAAGATGCGCAGCGGGCTATCCGGACGGTGCGGCACCATGCCGGAGAATGGGGCATAGATCCGAACCGAATCGGTATTCTCGGCTTCTCCGCAGGCGGTCATCTTGCTTCCTCGGCAGGTACCCATTATGATGCGGGAAATGAAATGTCAGAGGATCCAATTGATAGACACAGCAGTCGACCAGATGCGATGGTACTATGTTATCCAGTAATTACGTTCGACGGAGAGTTTGCCCATGTGGGTTCGATGCATAACCTTTTGGGACAAACACCAGATCCTGAGCTGGTAACGCTGTTATCCAATGATCAACAAATTACCAAAGATACGCCGCCTACGTTCCTCTGGCACACAGCCGACGACGCGGCTGTTCCTGTAGAAAACAGTTTGTTATTTGCTGCGGCGCTTAGCCGGAACAAAGTTCCTTTTGACCTCCATGTGTACGAGAGCGGGCGTCATGGGATTGGCTTGGCTGAAGATCATACAGAGGCTTATCAATGGCCGGAAACATGTGCAAACTGGCTGAAAAAGCAGAACTTTGCCTAA
- a CDS encoding YbjQ family protein — translation MIVATTEQIAGYEVTEVLGSTFGVVVRARGIGGDILASLKGLVGGEVTQYTQMVEDGRKQAMDRLVKNAAAMGADAIVMMRFDSGDIGQNMSEIVAYGTAVRTRRL, via the coding sequence ATGATCGTCGCTACAACGGAACAAATTGCAGGCTATGAAGTAACCGAAGTGCTCGGAAGTACATTTGGTGTCGTCGTGCGCGCCCGCGGCATTGGAGGTGACATTCTTGCCTCGTTGAAAGGTCTTGTTGGCGGGGAAGTCACCCAGTACACACAGATGGTGGAAGACGGACGTAAGCAGGCTATGGATCGATTGGTGAAAAACGCCGCCGCTATGGGCGCAGACGCCATCGTGATGATGCGTTTCGACAGTGGTGATATCGGTCAAAATATGAGTGAAATCGTTGCCTACGGCACTGCCGTCCGGACACGCAGGCTATGA
- a CDS encoding HD family phosphohydrolase translates to MNAITPFLLFYGAWFAGIVILFLLGYLIYDKRYKNSGSKTPEKPSNGFLSTPEVFIDPKDGYTYRVYYNPRSGDREYIREK, encoded by the coding sequence ATGAATGCGATCACCCCTTTTTTACTCTTTTATGGGGCTTGGTTCGCGGGTATTGTGATTCTTTTCCTACTTGGCTATCTTATCTATGATAAACGATACAAAAACAGCGGTTCGAAAACACCGGAGAAACCGTCCAACGGATTTCTTTCGACACCTGAAGTGTTCATCGATCCCAAGGATGGCTACACGTACAGGGTCTACTACAACCCGCGGTCGGGCGACAGAGAGTATATTCGCGAAAAATAG